The Niastella koreensis GR20-10 genome includes a window with the following:
- a CDS encoding GDP-mannose 4,6-dehydratase encodes MKTAIVTGITGQDGAYLSRLLLKKGYKVIGCIRSHSGSNLSRLKYLDLLDKIELIECDLVDMSQVLNIISTNKPAEIYNLAAQSSVSLSFQQPIGTLEFNIHSVLNFLEAIRILDPAIRFYQASSSEMFGKVNALPISEVSVVHPLSPYAISKVTGHYICINYRESYGLYTSCGILFNHESYLRGENFFVRKLIKGAFDILHGQKEYLEFGNLSIKRDFGWSEKYVEAMWMMLQLDQPDDFVICSGSSIALNDIVYYVFDKLGISRELIRINPKLFRPTEIEDIYGSNEKAKTVLNWDYNMDFFKVLDLIIEEEARNYGKQ; translated from the coding sequence TTGAAGACAGCGATTGTTACAGGAATTACCGGGCAGGATGGTGCTTATCTTTCGCGGCTATTGCTTAAGAAAGGATACAAGGTTATAGGTTGCATACGATCTCATTCCGGATCTAATTTAAGCCGGCTGAAGTATTTAGATCTATTAGACAAGATTGAACTGATTGAGTGTGATTTAGTGGATATGTCACAGGTGCTGAATATCATTTCCACCAATAAACCTGCGGAAATTTATAATCTTGCTGCGCAGAGCTCTGTATCGTTATCTTTTCAACAACCTATAGGCACCCTTGAATTCAATATCCACTCTGTGCTGAATTTTCTGGAAGCCATCAGAATATTAGATCCGGCTATCCGGTTTTACCAGGCTTCATCCAGCGAAATGTTTGGAAAGGTGAATGCCTTACCGATCTCAGAAGTATCTGTAGTGCATCCATTAAGCCCATATGCTATCTCAAAAGTTACAGGACATTACATTTGTATAAATTACCGTGAATCTTACGGTTTGTATACAAGTTGTGGTATCCTTTTCAATCATGAATCCTATTTGCGTGGCGAAAACTTCTTTGTAAGGAAACTGATCAAAGGAGCTTTTGATATTCTGCATGGACAAAAAGAATACCTCGAGTTTGGTAATTTATCAATAAAGAGAGATTTTGGCTGGTCTGAGAAATATGTAGAAGCTATGTGGATGATGTTACAGTTGGATCAGCCAGATGATTTTGTGATCTGTTCGGGTAGCTCAATAGCCTTGAATGACATTGTGTATTATGTATTCGATAAACTGGGAATCAGCAGGGAGCTGATACGTATTAATCCTAAATTATTTCGCCCCACTGAAATAGAGGATATATATGGTTCCAATGAAAAGGCAAAAACAGTGTTGAACTGGGATTATAATATGGATTTTTTTAAAGTATTAGACCTGATTATAGAGGAAGAAGCCAGAAATTATGGAAAACAATAG
- a CDS encoding glycosyltransferase family 4 protein — protein MENNRVNKPDVAFFLRKPRKVGNYSVEFIFEDVKERLKDKIKAYTFYSTYESAGLFKRLSNCIEAARRQKTVNHVTGDINYIGLLLSKKRTIHTILDCVFLNSTSGIKHKILKLFWLTIPLNRSAYVTAISQATKEEILKYKKNYPSDKIVVIPVAISDKFKRKDKPFNKSKPVILQVGAAHNKNIPRLIEALKGIECELHIVGKHNEEYEALLKQANIDYVYKWGLTDEEMIRKYEEADLLAFVSTYEGFGMPILEANAVGRPVVTANILSMPEVAADAACLVDPYDVSAIRQGILKVINDDIYRDTLVQKGFDNIRRFDPALIADEYLALYKKVVANQ, from the coding sequence ATGGAAAACAATAGAGTAAATAAACCTGATGTAGCTTTTTTTCTTCGTAAGCCCAGAAAGGTTGGCAATTACAGCGTTGAGTTTATTTTTGAAGATGTAAAAGAAAGGTTGAAGGACAAAATAAAGGCGTATACTTTTTATTCAACTTATGAAAGCGCCGGTTTGTTTAAACGGTTGTCTAATTGTATAGAAGCAGCCCGCCGGCAAAAGACAGTAAACCACGTTACCGGAGACATCAATTACATTGGTTTATTGCTATCGAAAAAAAGAACGATCCATACCATACTTGATTGCGTTTTTTTAAACTCAACCAGTGGTATAAAGCATAAAATTTTAAAGCTCTTCTGGCTTACCATTCCCCTGAACCGATCAGCTTATGTGACTGCAATTTCGCAGGCTACCAAGGAGGAGATATTAAAATATAAGAAGAATTATCCTTCAGATAAAATTGTAGTAATCCCGGTTGCTATTTCTGATAAGTTCAAAAGAAAGGACAAGCCATTTAATAAAAGCAAACCCGTGATCTTACAGGTAGGCGCCGCACACAATAAAAATATTCCCCGCTTAATAGAAGCGTTGAAAGGAATTGAGTGTGAGCTGCATATCGTAGGTAAGCACAATGAGGAATATGAAGCCCTGCTTAAACAGGCAAATATTGACTATGTTTACAAATGGGGCCTTACAGATGAGGAAATGATCAGGAAATATGAAGAGGCCGATCTGCTGGCGTTCGTTTCTACCTATGAAGGGTTTGGAATGCCGATACTGGAAGCAAATGCTGTTGGCCGCCCGGTGGTTACCGCTAACATTTTATCAATGCCGGAAGTGGCAGCTGATGCGGCCTGTCTGGTTGATCCTTATGATGTTTCCGCTATCAGGCAGGGAATATTGAAGGTGATAAATGACGACATTTACCGGGATACCCTTGTTCAAAAAGGATTTGATAACATTCGCAGGTTCGATCCGGCATTGATTGCCGATGAATACCTGGCGCTTTATAAAAAAGTAGTCGCAAACCAGTAA
- a CDS encoding glycosyltransferase, with product MKHKVDATGTRVMIFVDWFIPGYKAGGQIQSCANLSLALSKDLDIYVVTTDRDYGEQTAYEGIKADQWGRNKDGINIYYISPAALSYKTITTLLQEVQPHTVYLNSMFSFTFTILPLRALIFRKTNAAFILAPRGMLQRGALQFKSSKKKLFLNLFKWLGISKKITFHATDETELADIQNAFGKEVKVKLVGDYHAAKVAAFHLLNKNKGVLQCLFVSRIVEKKNLLYAIEQLASVKAQVYFTIIGPVESGAYWEQCNKAIARLPENIKVEYKGAIPNHDLGNYYSNHHLFVLPTYGENFGHVIFDAFVNGRPVLISDQTPWRNLQAKKMGWDLSLSEPDSFSKAIETAAQWDQAGFDEYAKNAYSFADNFIATSALKQKYISLFTAN from the coding sequence ATGAAGCATAAAGTGGACGCAACCGGTACAAGAGTGATGATCTTTGTGGATTGGTTTATTCCTGGTTATAAAGCTGGCGGCCAGATACAATCCTGTGCCAATCTTTCCCTCGCGTTGAGTAAGGACCTGGATATTTATGTTGTTACTACCGATCGTGATTATGGTGAGCAAACAGCCTATGAAGGAATTAAAGCTGACCAATGGGGCAGGAATAAAGATGGGATAAATATCTATTATATTTCTCCCGCGGCCTTAAGTTATAAAACGATCACCACTCTGTTGCAGGAAGTACAACCCCATACTGTTTACCTGAACAGTATGTTTTCGTTTACATTTACCATTTTGCCATTACGTGCATTGATCTTTCGGAAAACGAATGCAGCGTTTATCCTGGCTCCGCGCGGCATGTTACAAAGAGGCGCGCTGCAATTTAAAAGCAGTAAGAAAAAGCTGTTTTTAAATCTGTTTAAATGGCTGGGCATATCGAAAAAGATAACTTTTCATGCCACAGATGAAACGGAACTGGCCGATATTCAAAATGCATTTGGTAAAGAAGTAAAAGTAAAACTGGTTGGCGACTATCATGCTGCAAAGGTGGCAGCATTTCATCTCCTCAATAAAAACAAGGGTGTTTTGCAATGCCTGTTTGTATCGCGAATTGTGGAGAAGAAAAACCTGCTGTATGCAATTGAACAGCTTGCGTCGGTAAAGGCGCAGGTTTATTTTACAATAATAGGGCCGGTTGAATCCGGTGCTTACTGGGAACAATGCAATAAGGCTATTGCCAGGTTGCCTGAGAATATAAAGGTGGAATACAAAGGAGCTATTCCCAATCATGATTTGGGTAACTATTACAGCAATCATCACCTTTTTGTATTACCAACCTATGGCGAGAACTTTGGGCACGTTATATTTGATGCTTTTGTAAATGGGCGCCCGGTTCTTATCAGCGATCAAACTCCCTGGCGGAATTTGCAGGCTAAAAAAATGGGATGGGATCTTTCGCTTAGCGAACCCGATTCGTTCAGCAAGGCGATAGAAACAGCAGCCCAGTGGGATCAGGCAGGTTTTGACGAATATGCCAAAAATGCGTATTCGTTTGCGGATAACTTTATTGCAACATCAGCATTAAAACAAAAATATATTTCTTTATTTACGGCTAACTGA
- a CDS encoding GMC oxidoreductase, translated as MIIGAGASGIMLAVKLSASGKQVLLVESGHFSVDEERQQLNEVTHSSKKLENAVWGRKRAVGGTTLAWGGQSLPFSRIDFTERDWVNNSGWPISFDDLEAHYKMANEFMQIDTLDYRDDILPNIKLSPAPDFDTSVINYHVSKWANEPNFVNLYRKQLEQQIDVVYNAVLIQVIKEGTAITAIQIANFNKQHFTIAVSGRLILSVGGIETSRILLLNKLGNPEWVGKCFMDHPCIEVGLVRTSNEYALQRQFNTHIWQGRKYSIRLSLSEQVQQEKKLLNCSGTIMFTASAEQFDPYAELKAFKKDFKIGRLFKVSGKSIEILKSVIAYIRHRFYYKINTEAKLLLMMEQEPDTGSYISLSDQVDIFNKPKANINWVITKKTWETAVSTAKYIERELERLKLGTVSLYKHIDLDTSSWSSYLTDVNHHMGGARMSGSEKEGVVDSNLKVWGTDNLYICSCAVFPTSSHSNPTLTMLALANRLHQHLLSTSSPV; from the coding sequence GTGATCATTGGGGCCGGAGCATCGGGCATTATGCTGGCCGTTAAATTATCTGCAAGCGGAAAACAGGTTTTGCTTGTTGAAAGTGGGCATTTCTCTGTTGATGAAGAACGTCAGCAGTTGAACGAAGTCACTCATTCTTCCAAAAAGCTGGAAAACGCAGTGTGGGGAAGGAAGAGAGCTGTAGGAGGGACTACCCTGGCCTGGGGCGGGCAATCATTACCTTTCTCGAGAATAGATTTTACTGAAAGGGATTGGGTGAATAATAGTGGTTGGCCAATATCTTTTGATGACCTGGAAGCTCATTATAAGATGGCTAACGAGTTCATGCAAATTGATACGCTTGATTACAGGGACGATATATTACCTAATATTAAATTATCACCCGCGCCTGATTTCGATACTTCAGTAATTAATTACCATGTATCAAAGTGGGCGAATGAGCCTAATTTCGTCAACCTGTATCGAAAACAGCTCGAACAACAGATAGATGTGGTGTATAATGCTGTTTTGATACAGGTAATTAAAGAAGGGACTGCAATTACTGCCATACAAATTGCCAACTTTAATAAACAACACTTTACCATAGCTGTTTCAGGTCGCCTGATATTAAGCGTAGGGGGAATCGAAACCTCAAGAATATTATTGCTTAATAAGTTGGGTAATCCCGAATGGGTAGGTAAATGTTTTATGGACCATCCCTGTATCGAAGTGGGCCTTGTGCGAACAAGCAATGAGTATGCGTTGCAGCGCCAATTCAATACCCATATCTGGCAGGGAAGAAAGTATTCTATTCGACTGAGTCTTTCAGAACAGGTACAACAGGAGAAAAAGTTGTTGAATTGTTCGGGGACAATTATGTTTACTGCATCCGCTGAACAATTTGATCCATATGCAGAATTAAAAGCATTTAAAAAGGATTTTAAAATTGGCAGATTATTTAAAGTGTCTGGCAAAAGCATAGAAATACTTAAAAGTGTTATTGCATACATCCGACATAGGTTTTATTATAAAATAAATACAGAGGCCAAACTGCTTTTAATGATGGAGCAGGAGCCTGATACCGGAAGTTATATAAGTCTTAGTGATCAGGTTGACATATTTAATAAGCCAAAGGCGAATATCAATTGGGTAATTACAAAGAAAACCTGGGAAACGGCAGTATCGACCGCCAAGTATATTGAGCGTGAATTAGAGCGATTAAAACTGGGAACAGTGTCATTATATAAACACATTGACCTTGATACTTCCTCCTGGAGCAGCTATCTGACTGATGTAAATCATCATATGGGTGGGGCAAGGATGAGTGGTAGTGAGAAAGAAGGAGTGGTTGACAGTAACCTGAAAGTATGGGGAACCGACAATCTGTATATCTGTAGTTGTGCTGTTTTTCCAACTTCATCACATTCAAACCCAACACTGACTATGTTGGCGCTGGCAAATAGATTGCATCAGCATTTATTGTCAACATCAAGCCCTGTTTGA
- a CDS encoding glycosyltransferase family 4 protein, with product MKKLAVVTTHPIQYYAPLFRLLTERGKINCKVFYTWEVEATKFDVDFGRVIEWDIPLTDGYEHEFVSNQGVMRRDFRGLKNPELIQKIEAWEADAVLVIGWNYYSHLKVLRHFKNKIPVFFRGDSTLLDETPGVKTFARRIFLLWIYSHVNTAFYVGTHSKAYFRAHGLKDNQLVYTPHAIDNERFADKNGQYAEEAKKWRKELGIPETDTVLLFAGKLQPKKNPELLVKAFLAIDNPTLHLILAGNGEQEEYLKQLAQGNSRIHFVPFQNQSRMPVVYKLGDIFCLTSQGPGETWGLAVNEAMACGKAVIVSDRCGCATDLVKNGNNGFIFEFNNIADLTEKIQYFLSHKEDIGKMGQRGLEIIQNWSFLSIVKAIEATI from the coding sequence ATGAAGAAACTGGCTGTTGTAACAACCCACCCTATTCAATATTATGCACCTTTATTCCGGTTACTGACCGAAAGGGGAAAGATAAATTGCAAGGTTTTTTATACCTGGGAAGTAGAGGCAACAAAGTTCGATGTTGATTTTGGACGGGTAATTGAGTGGGATATTCCCCTCACGGATGGCTATGAACATGAATTTGTATCGAACCAGGGTGTTATGCGCCGGGATTTCCGGGGGCTTAAAAACCCGGAGTTAATACAAAAAATTGAAGCCTGGGAAGCCGACGCTGTTTTAGTAATTGGCTGGAATTATTATAGCCATCTTAAAGTATTAAGGCACTTTAAAAATAAAATACCGGTTTTTTTCCGGGGTGATTCTACTTTGCTTGATGAAACTCCGGGGGTTAAAACATTTGCCCGCCGCATTTTTCTTCTATGGATTTACAGCCACGTCAATACCGCCTTTTACGTGGGTACCCACAGCAAAGCATATTTCAGGGCACATGGGTTAAAAGATAACCAGTTGGTTTATACTCCACATGCCATCGACAATGAACGATTTGCCGATAAAAATGGGCAATATGCTGAAGAGGCAAAAAAATGGAGAAAAGAACTAGGCATACCGGAAACAGATACTGTTTTATTGTTTGCCGGTAAACTGCAACCCAAAAAAAACCCTGAGCTTTTAGTTAAAGCATTCCTCGCCATTGATAATCCAACCTTACACCTTATACTGGCTGGTAATGGCGAACAGGAGGAATACCTGAAACAACTGGCTCAGGGCAATTCACGCATCCATTTTGTACCGTTTCAAAACCAAAGCCGGATGCCGGTGGTATATAAATTGGGGGATATTTTTTGTCTTACATCTCAGGGACCTGGCGAAACCTGGGGATTGGCCGTTAATGAAGCAATGGCATGCGGAAAAGCTGTTATAGTGAGTGACCGTTGTGGTTGTGCCACAGATCTGGTTAAAAACGGAAATAATGGTTTTATTTTTGAATTTAATAATATTGCTGACCTTACTGAAAAAATTCAGTATTTCTTAAGCCATAAAGAAGATATTGGGAAAATGGGACAGAGAGGGCTGGAAATTATTCAGAACTGGTCGTTCCTGTCGATAGTAAAAGCCATAGAGGCAACAATATAA
- a CDS encoding aldo/keto reductase translates to MPSRNNIGLGCVSLTAHQRESEALQILSAAFEEGITHFDTAPVYGQGYSEKILGKFIKQRRSQVTITTKVGLGPVEQKNIPAWIALPLYALKKKIRPTGSVDAPAMTDPEPLTYRKLDIDYVSKSLDNSLRNCRTDYLDYYLLHEALPAFLTEKAVEFLIKQKETGVIRNLGIAASHVNLNQVDAATSTAWNVLQYENGVHYDTDKWVRTFENKIHFYHSTLKFLKKAKTDQYTTTDIAGILLNKAARNNPRGKVLFSTTKKKTIQDNLKSFEKANSISTEELKNIVNAIY, encoded by the coding sequence ATGCCATCGAGAAATAATATTGGATTGGGATGTGTTTCACTGACCGCTCATCAGCGGGAAAGTGAGGCATTGCAAATTCTTTCTGCTGCGTTTGAAGAAGGAATAACCCATTTTGATACTGCCCCCGTATATGGACAGGGGTATTCAGAAAAGATTCTGGGAAAGTTTATCAAACAACGCCGCAGCCAGGTTACTATAACGACTAAGGTTGGATTAGGACCTGTTGAACAAAAGAATATACCTGCCTGGATAGCATTGCCATTGTACGCATTGAAAAAGAAGATCAGGCCAACTGGTAGTGTTGATGCACCAGCAATGACCGATCCTGAACCGCTTACTTACAGAAAACTGGATATAGACTATGTAAGTAAGTCGCTGGATAACAGCCTGCGCAATTGCAGAACGGATTACCTGGATTACTATTTATTACACGAGGCCCTGCCTGCTTTTTTAACTGAAAAGGCGGTGGAGTTTTTGATAAAACAAAAGGAAACAGGTGTGATCAGGAACCTGGGTATTGCAGCCTCACATGTTAATCTTAACCAGGTTGATGCTGCAACCAGCACCGCATGGAATGTGCTGCAATATGAAAACGGTGTGCATTATGACACTGATAAATGGGTAAGAACGTTTGAGAATAAGATCCATTTTTATCATAGTACATTGAAGTTTCTCAAAAAGGCCAAAACAGATCAATATACAACAACGGATATAGCTGGTATATTATTAAATAAAGCCGCAAGAAACAATCCCCGGGGAAAAGTATTGTTCTCGACCACTAAAAAGAAAACGATACAGGATAATTTAAAAAGTTTTGAAAAGGCCAACTCAATCTCAACGGAGGAGCTGAAAAACATTGTGAATGCCATTTATTGA